Proteins from one Arthrobacter sp. Soc17.1.1.1 genomic window:
- a CDS encoding cation:proton antiporter, with amino-acid sequence MHTTALTLIELGAILLFLGILGRLAGRIGLSPIPLYLIGGLFFGQGGFIELEGVLEFSEVASEIGVVLLLLLLGLEYTAKELVTGLRQSWLAGIVDFVLNFTPGALVAVILGWGPVAALVMGGVTYISSSGIAAKVIGDLGRLGNRETPTVLAILVFEDLAMAVYLPVLTAVLAGLSFAGGLGTVGISLLVVTLVLIVALRWGNVVSAIVDSSDREVFLLTLIGAALLVAGLASALQVSAAVGAFLLGIAISGATAENAARILEPLRDLFAAIFFVVFGLSTDPSSIPPVLGVALLLALATSVTKIATGWWAAGRQGIGRMGRARAGTALVARGEFSIVIAGLAVTSGAVLPELAALATTYVLLMAVLGPVLARLAEPAMELTDRLPKRRPRAVPANGST; translated from the coding sequence GTGCACACCACGGCCCTGACCCTGATCGAACTCGGCGCCATCCTCCTCTTCCTCGGGATCCTCGGGCGGCTCGCCGGCCGGATCGGGCTCTCGCCGATCCCGCTCTACCTCATCGGGGGCCTGTTCTTCGGGCAGGGCGGGTTCATCGAACTCGAAGGCGTCCTGGAGTTCAGCGAGGTCGCCAGCGAGATCGGCGTCGTCCTGCTGCTGCTCCTGCTCGGCCTCGAGTACACGGCGAAGGAACTCGTCACCGGCCTCCGCCAGTCCTGGCTCGCCGGGATCGTGGACTTCGTCCTCAACTTCACCCCCGGCGCGCTCGTCGCCGTGATCCTCGGCTGGGGTCCGGTCGCCGCCCTCGTCATGGGCGGCGTCACCTACATCTCCTCGTCGGGGATCGCCGCGAAGGTCATCGGCGATCTCGGCCGGCTCGGCAACCGGGAGACGCCCACGGTGCTCGCGATCCTCGTCTTCGAGGACCTCGCCATGGCCGTCTACCTCCCGGTGCTCACCGCGGTCCTCGCCGGGCTCAGCTTCGCCGGCGGGCTCGGCACCGTCGGGATCTCCCTGCTCGTGGTCACGCTCGTGCTGATCGTCGCCCTGCGCTGGGGCAACGTGGTCTCCGCCATCGTGGACAGCTCCGACCGCGAGGTGTTCCTCCTGACGCTCATCGGCGCGGCCCTGCTGGTCGCGGGTCTCGCGTCCGCCCTGCAGGTCTCGGCGGCCGTGGGCGCGTTCCTGCTCGGCATCGCGATCTCGGGGGCGACGGCGGAGAACGCCGCGCGGATCCTCGAACCCCTGCGGGACCTCTTCGCGGCCATCTTCTTCGTCGTGTTCGGGCTCAGTACCGATCCCTCGTCCATCCCGCCCGTGCTCGGCGTCGCGCTGCTCCTGGCCCTGGCGACCTCCGTCACGAAGATCGCGACCGGCTGGTGGGCCGCCGGCCGGCAGGGCATCGGGCGGATGGGGCGGGCGCGTGCCGGCACGGCGCTCGTGGCGCGCGGCGAGTTCTCGATCGTCATCGCGGGGCTCGCGGTGACCTCCGGGGCCGTGCTCCCGGAGCTGGCCGCCCTGGCCACCACCTACGTCCTGCTCATGGCCGTCCTCGGACCGGTGCTGGCACGCCTCGCCGAACCGGCCATGGAACTGACCGACCGCCTGCCGAAGCGGCGCCCGCGAGCGGTCCCCGCGAACGGGAGCACCTGA
- a CDS encoding siderophore-interacting protein, with translation MSSPLTSPLPTPAAGPSRKPPRPQAVLTVLEKQWLSPHLVRVVAGGPGFADLQDCDATDRYAKLLFAKPHLGLVPPYDLAALKDELPAGDRPVKRTYTIRWLDAASRRLAIDFVVHGDAGIAGPWAAAAAPGDLLVLMGPSGKWSPDQDADWHLFVGDDSALPAIAAGLEALHPAAVGHAYLEVDSVAEIIPLAAPAGLELHWLLRDGQAAGTTTLLADAVAAGPWPEGRVDAFVHGERGAMKALRDVLFKDRGLARAQVSLSGYWAYGREEDTFQAEKREPIGKILDD, from the coding sequence GTGTCGTCCCCCCTGACCTCGCCCCTGCCGACTCCCGCCGCCGGACCGTCCCGCAAGCCGCCGCGTCCGCAGGCGGTCCTCACCGTGCTCGAGAAGCAGTGGCTCAGCCCGCACCTCGTGCGCGTGGTGGCGGGCGGACCGGGCTTCGCGGACCTGCAGGACTGCGACGCGACGGACCGCTACGCCAAGCTGCTCTTCGCGAAGCCGCACCTCGGCCTGGTGCCGCCCTACGACCTCGCGGCCCTGAAGGACGAACTCCCGGCCGGCGACCGGCCCGTGAAGCGCACCTACACGATCCGCTGGCTCGACGCCGCGTCCCGCCGGCTCGCCATCGACTTCGTGGTGCACGGCGACGCCGGGATCGCCGGACCGTGGGCCGCGGCCGCCGCGCCCGGGGATCTCCTCGTGCTGATGGGCCCCTCCGGCAAGTGGTCACCCGACCAGGACGCCGACTGGCACCTCTTCGTCGGTGACGACTCGGCCCTGCCCGCCATCGCCGCGGGTCTCGAGGCGCTGCACCCCGCCGCCGTCGGGCACGCGTACCTCGAGGTGGACAGCGTCGCCGAGATCATCCCGCTCGCCGCGCCCGCAGGCCTGGAGCTGCACTGGCTGCTGCGCGACGGACAGGCGGCGGGGACGACGACGCTGCTCGCCGACGCCGTCGCGGCCGGCCCGTGGCCCGAGGGGCGCGTCGACGCGTTCGTGCACGGCGAGCGGGGGGCCATGAAGGCGCTGCGCGACGTCCTGTTCAAGGACAGGGGGCTGGCGCGCGCGCAGGTCTCGCTCTCGGGCTACTGGGCGTACGGGCGCGAGGAGGACACGTTCCAGGCCGAGAAGCGGGAACCGATCGGCAAGATCCTCGACGACTAG
- the hutH gene encoding histidine ammonia-lyase yields MSQPPVIVGTGPLSPADVVAVTRHDAPVELAPEALAAMAASRTVVESLVDDGTPHYGVSTGFGALATRHIPLDQRTQLQRSLIRSHAASSGAEVDREVVRGLMLGRLSTLATGRTGVRPLVASTSAALLNAGITPVIGEYGSLGCSGDLAPLSHVALALMGEGDVRDAGGQLVPAAEALAAAGITPVELREKEGLALINGTDGMLGMLILAAADLRRLLTTADLAAAMSVEGLLGTDAVFAEDLHALRPHPGQVASAANIRALLAGSPLVGEQLTSETGRHRFTRVQDAYSLRCAPQVHGAARGTLAHAEAVAAVELGSAIDNPVITPDGRIESNGNFHGAPVGYVLDFLAIAVADVASMSERRTDRFLDKARSHGLNAFLAHDPGVDSGHMIAQYTQAGIVSELKRLANPASVDSIPSSAMQEDHVSMGWAAGLKLRRAVDGLTRVLAIEILTAARGLDMRDGGAATGYRSSAPITAVRQRLRRDVAGPGTDRYLAPEIEAARLLVDDGSLLAAALGALPATLQ; encoded by the coding sequence GTGTCCCAGCCCCCCGTGATCGTCGGCACCGGCCCCCTGTCCCCCGCCGACGTCGTCGCCGTCACCCGTCACGACGCCCCCGTGGAGCTCGCCCCCGAGGCCCTGGCCGCGATGGCGGCCTCCCGCACGGTGGTGGAGTCGCTCGTCGACGACGGCACCCCGCACTACGGCGTCTCCACCGGTTTCGGCGCCCTGGCCACCCGGCACATCCCGCTCGACCAGCGCACGCAGCTCCAGCGCAGCCTCATCCGCAGCCACGCGGCGTCCTCCGGCGCCGAGGTGGACCGCGAGGTGGTGCGCGGCCTCATGCTCGGGCGACTCTCGACCCTGGCGACGGGCCGCACCGGCGTGCGTCCCCTCGTCGCCTCCACGTCCGCGGCGCTCCTCAATGCGGGCATCACCCCCGTGATCGGCGAGTACGGGTCGCTCGGCTGCTCGGGCGACCTCGCACCGCTGTCGCACGTGGCGCTCGCGCTCATGGGCGAGGGTGACGTCCGCGACGCCGGTGGGCAGCTCGTGCCGGCCGCCGAAGCCCTCGCCGCCGCCGGGATCACCCCCGTGGAACTCCGCGAGAAGGAGGGCCTGGCGCTCATCAACGGGACGGACGGCATGCTCGGCATGCTGATCCTCGCCGCCGCCGACCTCCGCAGGCTCCTGACGACGGCGGATCTCGCCGCGGCGATGAGCGTCGAGGGACTCCTCGGCACCGACGCCGTGTTCGCCGAGGACCTGCACGCCCTGCGGCCCCACCCCGGGCAGGTGGCCTCGGCCGCGAACATCCGGGCACTGCTCGCGGGATCCCCGCTCGTCGGCGAACAGCTGACGTCCGAGACCGGCCGGCACCGGTTCACGCGCGTGCAGGACGCCTACTCCCTGCGGTGCGCGCCCCAGGTGCACGGCGCAGCGCGCGGTACCCTCGCCCACGCCGAGGCGGTCGCCGCGGTGGAGCTGGGGTCCGCGATCGACAACCCGGTGATCACCCCGGACGGGCGCATCGAGTCGAACGGCAACTTCCACGGCGCCCCGGTGGGCTACGTGCTCGACTTCCTCGCGATCGCCGTCGCCGATGTCGCCTCCATGAGCGAACGCCGCACGGACCGCTTCCTCGACAAGGCCCGCAGCCACGGGCTCAATGCCTTCCTCGCCCACGACCCCGGCGTGGACTCCGGGCACATGATCGCGCAGTACACGCAGGCGGGCATCGTGTCCGAGCTCAAACGCCTCGCGAACCCTGCGTCCGTGGACTCCATCCCCTCCTCCGCGATGCAGGAGGACCACGTGTCCATGGGCTGGGCCGCCGGTCTCAAGCTGCGCCGCGCCGTCGACGGCCTCACCCGGGTGCTCGCCATCGAGATCCTCACCGCCGCGAGGGGCCTCGACATGCGCGACGGCGGCGCCGCGACCGGTTACCGCAGCTCCGCCCCGATCACGGCCGTCCGGCAGCGCCTGCGCCGGGACGTCGCGGGCCCGGGCACGGACCGCTACCTCGCCCCCGAGATCGAGGCCGCCCGCCTCCTCGTGGACGACGGCTCGCTCCTCGCCGCGGCGCTGGGGGCGCTCCCAGCGACGCTCCAGTGA
- a CDS encoding IclR family transcriptional regulator, whose translation MAESSTRTVERALVLLGAVCDAGSLSLADAAREAGLSASTALRLLRTLEGTGFVRRDPVGAYRPGLRVVQLGAQALGHESLVSLAEPALERLVRQTGESAYLSVPSHDGEGVYLAMREGTHSVRHASWVGRSIPLEGTAVGAVLTGGPPPGGFVVVRDGIEADVTAVAAPVTPGGRPAAALSVVVPSYRITDAGARRIGVLVAQEAAALMTRAEESAVDTTRGEPA comes from the coding sequence ATGGCGGAATCCTCGACCCGCACCGTGGAGCGCGCACTCGTCCTCCTCGGCGCGGTCTGCGACGCCGGGTCCCTCAGCCTCGCGGACGCCGCACGGGAGGCCGGGCTGTCGGCGTCGACGGCGCTGCGCCTGCTGCGCACGCTCGAGGGCACCGGCTTCGTGCGGCGCGACCCCGTCGGCGCGTACCGGCCGGGGCTCCGCGTGGTGCAGCTCGGTGCGCAGGCCCTCGGCCACGAATCGCTCGTCTCCCTCGCCGAGCCCGCCCTCGAACGGCTCGTGCGGCAGACGGGGGAGTCGGCGTACCTGAGCGTCCCCTCGCACGACGGCGAGGGCGTCTACCTCGCGATGCGCGAGGGCACCCACTCGGTCCGCCACGCCAGCTGGGTGGGCCGCAGCATCCCGCTGGAGGGCACCGCCGTGGGCGCGGTCCTCACGGGCGGACCGCCGCCCGGCGGGTTCGTCGTCGTGCGCGACGGCATCGAGGCCGACGTCACCGCTGTCGCCGCGCCCGTCACGCCCGGGGGCCGGCCCGCAGCGGCACTCAGCGTCGTCGTCCCCAGCTACCGCATCACCGACGCCGGGGCCCGCCGCATCGGGGTGCTCGTCGCGCAGGAGGCGGCGGCGCTCATGACCCGGGCGGAGGAATCCGCCGTCGACACCACCCGAGGAGAACCAGCATGA
- the hutU gene encoding urocanate hydratase, with amino-acid sequence MTGTPTSRHDPSRSIRAARGTRLTAKSWQTEAPLRMLMNNLDPEVAERPEDLVVYGGTGRAARSWEAYDAIVRTLETLEDDETLLVQSGKPVGVFRTHAWAPRVLLANSNLVGDWATWPEFRRLEAEGLMMYGQMTAGSWIYIGTQGILQGTFETFAAVARKRFGGTLAGTLTLTAGCGGMGGAQPLAVTLNGGAVLIVDVSEARLRRRVAKRYLDTVAETLDDAVAQVLAARRDRRPLSVGVVGNAAAVFPELLRRGLDVDIVTDQTSAHDPLSYLPEGIAPDEWDREATADPEGFTKKAQASMALHVEAMVGFLDAGAEVFDYGNSIRDEARTGGYGRAFDIPGFVPAYIRPLFCEGLGPFRWVALSGDPADIAVTDAALKELFPDNGHLHRWLDAAAEHVEFEGLPARICWLGYGDRAKAGLLFNRLVAEGKVSAPIVIGRDHLDSGSVASPYRETEAMADGSDAVADWPLLNALLNTSSGATWVSIHHGGGVGIGRSIHSGQVSVADGTELAAQKLERLLTNDPGTGVMRHVDAGYERAREVAAERGVRIPMES; translated from the coding sequence ATGACCGGCACCCCGACGTCCCGCCACGACCCCTCCCGCTCCATCCGCGCCGCCCGCGGCACCCGTCTCACGGCGAAGAGCTGGCAGACGGAGGCTCCGCTGCGCATGCTCATGAACAATCTCGACCCCGAGGTGGCCGAGCGCCCCGAGGACCTCGTGGTCTACGGCGGCACCGGCCGCGCGGCGCGCAGCTGGGAGGCGTACGACGCGATCGTCCGCACCCTGGAGACCCTCGAGGACGACGAGACGCTCCTCGTGCAGTCCGGCAAGCCCGTCGGCGTGTTCCGCACCCATGCGTGGGCGCCGCGGGTGCTGCTCGCCAACTCCAACCTCGTGGGAGACTGGGCCACCTGGCCCGAGTTCCGCCGCCTCGAGGCCGAGGGCCTCATGATGTACGGGCAGATGACGGCGGGCTCCTGGATCTACATCGGCACGCAGGGCATCCTCCAGGGCACGTTCGAGACCTTCGCGGCGGTCGCCCGCAAGCGGTTCGGCGGCACCCTCGCCGGCACCCTGACCCTCACCGCGGGCTGCGGCGGGATGGGCGGCGCGCAGCCGCTCGCCGTCACCCTGAACGGCGGCGCCGTCCTGATCGTCGACGTCAGCGAGGCGCGCCTGCGCCGCCGCGTGGCGAAGCGCTACCTGGACACCGTCGCGGAGACGCTGGACGACGCCGTGGCGCAGGTCCTCGCCGCCAGGCGCGACAGGCGCCCCCTGTCGGTCGGCGTGGTCGGCAACGCCGCGGCGGTCTTCCCGGAGCTGCTGAGGCGCGGGCTCGACGTCGACATCGTCACCGACCAGACCTCCGCCCACGACCCGCTCAGCTACCTGCCCGAGGGCATCGCCCCCGATGAGTGGGACCGGGAGGCCACCGCCGACCCCGAGGGCTTCACCAAGAAGGCGCAGGCGTCGATGGCCCTGCACGTCGAGGCGATGGTCGGCTTCCTCGACGCTGGCGCGGAGGTCTTCGACTACGGCAACTCCATCCGTGACGAGGCCCGCACAGGCGGCTACGGGCGCGCCTTCGACATCCCCGGGTTCGTCCCCGCGTACATCCGCCCGCTCTTCTGCGAGGGCCTCGGCCCGTTCCGCTGGGTGGCGCTCTCCGGCGATCCGGCGGACATCGCCGTCACGGACGCCGCCCTCAAGGAACTGTTCCCCGACAACGGCCACCTGCACCGCTGGCTCGACGCCGCCGCGGAGCACGTGGAGTTCGAAGGCCTGCCCGCGCGCATCTGCTGGCTCGGCTACGGGGACCGCGCGAAGGCGGGCCTCCTCTTCAACCGGCTCGTCGCGGAGGGCAAGGTGTCCGCGCCCATCGTGATCGGCCGCGACCACCTGGACTCCGGCTCCGTCGCCTCGCCCTACCGCGAGACGGAGGCCATGGCGGACGGCTCCGACGCCGTCGCCGACTGGCCCCTCCTGAACGCACTGCTGAACACCTCCTCGGGCGCCACCTGGGTCTCCATCCACCACGGTGGCGGCGTCGGGATCGGCCGGTCCATCCACTCCGGGCAGGTCTCGGTGGCCGACGGCACCGAACTCGCCGCGCAGAAGCTCGAACGCCTCCTGACGAACGATCCGGGCACGGGCGTCATGCGGCACGTCGACGCCGGCTACGAGCGGGCCCGCGAGGTCGCCGCCGAGCGCGGCGTGCGCATCCCCATGGAATCCTGA
- a CDS encoding allantoate amidohydrolase has product MQTVSSVLDSISDVGRDAARGGYSRGVFTPAEQSLREWFSAEAAARGLSVETDRNGILWAWWDATDSRDGALVTGSHLDSVPGGGAFDGPLGVASALVAVDLLRSRGIQPNRSLAVTVFPEEEGSRFGVSCLGSRLLTGTLDPDHVRTLTDAEGTTFADASRAAGLDPAHLGRDEEAIRHIGDFVELHVEQGRGLIDLDSAVAIGSTMLGHGRWRLSITGQGNHAGTTLMADRADPMIAAAQVVLAARKAAAEQDGARATVGRLQPVPGGTNVIASRVDLWLDVRHEEDAVTASLIERIHGQAQKICAFEGCRATLTEESRSGTVHFDGALQRTLGLALGRSFPGAPTLPTGAGHDAGILGTIAPTAMLFVRNPTGISHSPEEFVERDDADAGATALADVLEDLL; this is encoded by the coding sequence ATGCAGACCGTCTCCTCAGTGCTCGACTCCATCAGCGACGTCGGCCGGGACGCCGCCCGCGGCGGCTACTCGCGCGGTGTGTTCACCCCCGCCGAGCAGTCGCTGCGCGAGTGGTTCTCCGCCGAGGCCGCCGCGCGCGGACTGTCCGTGGAGACCGACCGGAACGGCATCCTCTGGGCCTGGTGGGACGCGACGGACAGCCGCGACGGCGCCCTCGTCACCGGCAGCCACCTCGACTCCGTGCCCGGCGGCGGAGCGTTCGACGGTCCCCTCGGCGTCGCCTCCGCGCTCGTCGCCGTCGACCTGCTGCGCAGCCGCGGCATCCAGCCCAACCGCTCCCTGGCGGTCACCGTGTTCCCGGAGGAGGAGGGCTCACGCTTCGGTGTGTCCTGCCTCGGCTCCCGCCTGCTCACCGGGACCTTGGACCCGGACCACGTCCGGACCCTCACGGACGCCGAGGGCACCACGTTCGCCGACGCCTCCCGTGCCGCGGGCCTCGACCCGGCACACCTCGGCCGGGACGAGGAGGCGATCCGGCACATCGGCGACTTCGTGGAACTGCACGTGGAGCAGGGGCGCGGGCTGATCGACCTGGACTCCGCCGTCGCCATCGGGTCCACCATGCTGGGGCACGGCCGCTGGCGCCTGTCCATCACCGGCCAGGGCAACCACGCCGGCACCACCCTCATGGCCGACCGTGCCGACCCGATGATCGCCGCTGCCCAGGTGGTGCTCGCCGCCCGGAAGGCCGCAGCCGAGCAGGACGGCGCCCGCGCTACCGTGGGACGCCTGCAGCCCGTACCCGGCGGTACCAACGTCATCGCCTCCCGCGTGGACCTCTGGCTCGACGTCCGCCACGAGGAGGACGCCGTCACGGCATCACTGATCGAGAGGATCCACGGCCAGGCCCAGAAGATCTGCGCCTTCGAGGGCTGCCGCGCCACCCTGACCGAGGAGTCGCGCAGCGGCACGGTCCACTTCGACGGGGCACTGCAGCGCACGCTCGGTCTCGCGCTCGGCCGCTCCTTCCCGGGCGCACCCACGCTGCCGACCGGGGCGGGCCATGACGCCGGCATCCTGGGGACGATCGCGCCGACCGCCATGCTGTTCGTGCGCAACCCCACGGGCATCAGCCACTCGCCCGAGGAGTTCGTCGAGCGCGACGACGCCGACGCCGGCGCCACCGCGCTCGCCGACGTCCTCGAGGACCTGCTGTGA
- a CDS encoding formimidoylglutamate deiminase, whose amino-acid sequence MTQPSAARAVWCEHAWLGAGGVADAVRVEVDDAGLVVDVLPGVPARDGDVVLRGVAFPGAANAHSHAFHRALRGRTHHRGGTFWTWRETMYRAANALTPELYEELATAVYAEMVVAGWTSVAEFHYVHHRTDGTPYGQGDAAGEHGAHAMELALARAAVRAGIRLTLLDTCYLAGGFGLPPEEGQRRFSDGTAERWLERLASLRAAVAAQYPAHRVAVGAALHSVRAVPEQDLAVVARHLPADLPLHVHLSEQPAENEECLRATGRTPTALLDRHGLVTGRLSAVHAAHVSGQDIAVLADAGAVIVLCPTTEADLADGIGPAGDFREAGARLALGTDQHAVVDPWLEMRALEHGERLRTGRRGHFDPESLHGIAALGGAAAQGRPGAGFAPGRAADLMAVDPRSARTAGSDRDQLAYTATAQDVTGVVVGGVLVARDGVHTALGAPGPLLAAAIARLDDAAAATDGPGRPVAPPTQPRER is encoded by the coding sequence GTGACCCAGCCCTCCGCGGCGCGCGCCGTCTGGTGCGAGCACGCCTGGCTGGGGGCCGGGGGAGTGGCGGACGCCGTCCGGGTCGAGGTCGACGACGCCGGCCTGGTGGTGGACGTGCTGCCCGGCGTCCCCGCACGGGACGGCGACGTGGTGCTGCGCGGCGTGGCCTTCCCCGGCGCCGCGAACGCCCACTCCCACGCGTTCCACCGCGCCCTGCGCGGCCGCACCCACCACCGTGGCGGGACGTTCTGGACGTGGCGGGAGACCATGTACCGCGCGGCGAACGCCCTCACCCCGGAGCTCTACGAGGAGCTCGCGACCGCCGTGTACGCCGAGATGGTGGTGGCGGGCTGGACGAGCGTCGCCGAGTTCCACTACGTCCACCACCGGACGGACGGGACCCCGTACGGGCAGGGCGACGCTGCGGGTGAGCACGGTGCGCACGCCATGGAGCTGGCCCTCGCCCGCGCGGCCGTCCGGGCCGGGATCCGGCTGACGCTGCTCGACACCTGCTACCTCGCGGGCGGCTTCGGGCTCCCTCCCGAGGAGGGGCAGCGCCGGTTCTCCGACGGGACCGCCGAGCGCTGGCTCGAACGCCTCGCCTCCCTGCGCGCCGCCGTCGCCGCGCAGTATCCGGCCCACCGGGTGGCGGTGGGGGCCGCCCTCCATTCCGTGCGCGCCGTCCCCGAGCAGGACCTCGCCGTCGTCGCGCGGCACCTGCCGGCCGACCTGCCCCTGCACGTCCACCTGTCCGAGCAGCCCGCGGAGAACGAGGAGTGCCTGCGGGCCACGGGCCGCACCCCGACCGCGCTGCTCGACCGGCACGGGCTCGTGACCGGCCGCCTGTCCGCCGTGCACGCCGCCCACGTGAGCGGGCAGGACATCGCCGTGCTCGCCGACGCCGGGGCCGTGATCGTCCTGTGCCCCACCACCGAGGCGGATCTCGCGGACGGGATCGGACCGGCCGGCGACTTCCGGGAGGCGGGCGCCAGGCTCGCCCTCGGCACCGACCAGCACGCCGTCGTCGACCCCTGGCTGGAGATGCGGGCCCTCGAGCACGGCGAGCGGCTGCGCACCGGACGGCGCGGCCACTTCGATCCGGAGTCGCTGCACGGCATCGCGGCGCTCGGAGGGGCAGCGGCGCAGGGACGTCCCGGCGCGGGCTTCGCTCCTGGCCGTGCCGCCGACCTCATGGCCGTCGATCCGCGCAGCGCGCGCACCGCCGGGTCCGACCGGGACCAGCTCGCGTACACGGCGACGGCGCAGGACGTCACGGGCGTCGTCGTCGGCGGGGTCCTCGTGGCCCGGGACGGCGTCCATACGGCGCTCGGGGCTCCGGGGCCCCTGCTGGCCGCCGCGATCGCCCGCCTCGACGACGCCGCAGCCGCCACGGACGGGCCGGGCCGCCCGGTCGCGCCCCCTACGCAGCCCCGGGAGCGCTGA
- a CDS encoding amidohydrolase family protein encodes MSVLITNIGELMTQDTDGAVLRDAAVVLEGERISWIGPAAHAPAADEAYDAGHRAGLPGWVDSHTHLVFAGDRTAEFEARMAGQAYAAGGIAVTVGATRATGDYDLTRLLLARVAEAAAGGTTYLETKTGYGLDVGHEARSARIAAGVVDEVTYLGAHLVPDGQDADAYTDLVAGPMLEAVLPHVRWADVFCERGAFTVDQARHVLEACAAAGLGLRVHGNQLGPGDGVALAVELGAASVDHANHLTDTDVAALAGTWSGFADGAAPGTVATCLPACDLSTRQPFPPARRLLDAGVQLALASNCNPGTSYTSSLAFCVATAVLQMGLTVHEAVRAATFGGALALRRHTGHDADGRRAVGSLAVGHRADLQLLDAPSATHLAYRPGMPLVHAVWKAGRRVR; translated from the coding sequence ATGTCCGTCCTGATCACGAACATCGGCGAACTCATGACGCAGGACACCGACGGCGCGGTCCTCCGGGACGCCGCCGTCGTCCTCGAGGGGGAACGCATCAGCTGGATCGGTCCGGCCGCACACGCACCCGCGGCTGACGAGGCGTACGACGCCGGCCACCGTGCCGGCCTGCCGGGCTGGGTCGACAGCCACACGCACCTCGTGTTCGCCGGCGACCGGACGGCGGAGTTCGAGGCGCGCATGGCAGGCCAGGCGTACGCGGCCGGCGGCATCGCCGTGACCGTCGGGGCGACACGCGCCACGGGGGACTACGACCTCACGCGGCTCCTGCTCGCCCGCGTCGCGGAGGCCGCGGCGGGCGGCACCACCTACCTCGAGACGAAGACGGGCTACGGCCTGGACGTCGGGCACGAGGCCCGCAGCGCGCGGATCGCCGCCGGCGTGGTGGACGAGGTCACCTACCTCGGCGCGCACCTCGTCCCGGACGGGCAGGACGCCGACGCGTACACCGACCTCGTGGCCGGCCCCATGCTCGAGGCCGTCCTGCCCCACGTGCGCTGGGCGGACGTCTTCTGCGAGAGGGGCGCCTTCACCGTGGACCAGGCGCGGCACGTGCTGGAGGCCTGCGCCGCTGCCGGCCTCGGCCTGCGCGTGCACGGCAACCAGCTCGGACCGGGCGACGGCGTCGCGCTCGCCGTGGAGCTCGGCGCCGCCAGCGTGGACCACGCCAACCACCTGACCGACACCGACGTCGCGGCGCTCGCGGGCACCTGGTCCGGCTTCGCCGACGGAGCGGCGCCCGGCACCGTCGCGACGTGCCTGCCGGCCTGCGACCTCTCCACCCGCCAGCCGTTCCCGCCCGCGCGGAGGCTGCTCGACGCCGGCGTGCAGCTCGCCCTGGCCAGCAACTGCAACCCCGGCACGTCCTACACGAGCTCCCTGGCCTTCTGCGTCGCCACCGCCGTGCTGCAGATGGGCCTGACCGTGCACGAGGCGGTCCGCGCCGCGACGTTCGGCGGGGCCCTCGCCCTGCGCCGCCACACGGGCCACGACGCCGACGGCCGCCGCGCCGTCGGCTCGCTCGCCGTCGGGCACCGCGCCGACCTGCAGCTGCTCGACGCCCCGTCCGCCACGCACCTCGCCTACCGGCCCGGGATGCCCCTCGTGCACGCCGTCTGGAAGGCCGGCCGCCGGGTGCGCTAG
- a CDS encoding CPBP family intramembrane glutamic endopeptidase: MPAEPAPTAPTADRPRPDDAARRRRITAELLIVFGLSLGQSGVYAVVNLAEKLTRGPLAGQTTTLNPVLNDRQYFDLAYQLLDILFALVPVALVLFLLGGHGVSAFRRLGFTFEKPLRTVGFGVGLAVIIGVGTLGVYAGGRALGITTALVPAALDSYWWTVPVLVLSAVRHAVLEEVIVVGYLFIRLRELGWSTPAIVLTSALVRGSYHLYQGFGPFIGNVLMGLLFAWFYTRTRRVMPLVIAHALIDTAGFVGFALLGPAIGIGG; encoded by the coding sequence ATGCCTGCCGAGCCCGCCCCCACCGCGCCGACCGCCGACCGCCCCCGCCCCGACGACGCGGCGCGCAGGCGGCGCATCACGGCCGAGCTGCTGATCGTCTTCGGGCTCTCGCTCGGGCAGTCGGGGGTGTACGCCGTGGTGAACCTCGCCGAGAAGCTCACACGGGGGCCGCTCGCAGGGCAGACCACCACCCTGAACCCGGTGCTCAACGACCGGCAGTACTTCGACCTCGCCTACCAGCTCCTGGACATCCTCTTCGCGCTGGTGCCCGTGGCACTCGTCCTGTTCCTGCTCGGCGGACACGGGGTGTCGGCGTTCCGGCGCCTCGGGTTCACGTTCGAGAAACCGCTGCGCACGGTCGGCTTCGGGGTGGGCCTCGCGGTGATCATCGGCGTCGGCACCCTCGGCGTGTACGCCGGCGGCCGCGCCCTCGGCATCACCACGGCCCTCGTCCCCGCCGCCCTGGATTCCTACTGGTGGACCGTCCCGGTGCTCGTCCTGTCCGCGGTGCGGCACGCGGTGCTGGAGGAGGTCATCGTGGTGGGCTACCTGTTCATCCGCCTGCGGGAGCTCGGCTGGTCCACGCCGGCCATCGTCCTCACGAGCGCCCTGGTGCGCGGCAGCTACCACCTGTACCAGGGGTTCGGGCCGTTCATCGGGAACGTCCTGATGGGGCTGCTCTTCGCCTGGTTCTACACGCGCACCCGGAGGGTCATGCCGCTCGTGATCGCCCACGCCCTCATCGACACCGCGGGGTTCGTCGGATTCGCGCTCCTCGGGCCCGCCATCGGGATCGGCGGCTGA